A window of Streptomyces sp. DG1A-41 contains these coding sequences:
- a CDS encoding SpoIIE family protein phosphatase: MDSTRVTEQPTSFERPQPGVDPADPRGALVHTSTPARAPGTGALPVQGRCGGDVTAPLTTAHTTPGTSEPGTSTPFGKGKDTVSDPVSEHSQPGTEQTAERETPRPRPAPEGIPVQPADEQDRPAPGPEGHERRSGQSLAPGRPTPMRRDGDRLRFVGAATRRIARGIDLDEIVMGLCRATVPTFSDAILVYLRDPLPVGDERPTGPLVLRLRRTDRIPAERDTENGFLPAAQPEPNELDTVGAELCEVRPGSALAEVLRGVRPVFTDAPAARAALPELLGDGGEFAVPDGQRAILAPLRGRRRVIGAALFLRRPERIAFEPDDLLVAAQLATHSALGIDKAVLYGREAYIADELQRTMLPETLPRPTGVRLASRYLQAAETARVGGDWYDAIPLPGSRVALVVGDVMGHSMTSAAIMGQLRTTAQTLAGLDLPPQEVLHHLDEQAQRLGVDRMATCLYAVYDPVSHRITIANAGHPPPVLLHLGGRAEVLRVPAGAPIGVGGVDFEAVELDAPAGATLLLYTDGLVESRLRDVWTGIEQLREKLAATAQLTGPDHPPPLEALCDEVLDMLGPGDRDDDIALLAARFDGIAPSDVAYWFLEPEDAAPGRARRLARRALQRWGLEELSDSVELLVSEVVTNAVRYASRPVTLRLLRTDVLRCEVGDDVPQLPRLRQARATDEGGRGLYLVNRLARRWGATRLSTGKVVWFELNRG; this comes from the coding sequence ATGGATTCGACACGCGTGACGGAGCAGCCGACCTCCTTCGAACGCCCGCAGCCGGGCGTCGACCCCGCGGACCCCCGCGGGGCGCTCGTGCATACCTCGACACCGGCGCGTGCGCCCGGCACGGGCGCCTTACCGGTACAGGGCCGCTGCGGCGGCGACGTCACCGCTCCGCTCACGACTGCGCACACCACGCCGGGCACGTCGGAGCCGGGCACCTCCACGCCGTTCGGCAAGGGCAAGGACACCGTGAGCGACCCCGTCTCCGAGCATTCCCAGCCGGGTACCGAGCAGACCGCCGAGCGCGAGACTCCTCGGCCGCGGCCCGCCCCCGAGGGCATTCCGGTCCAGCCGGCCGACGAACAGGACCGGCCGGCGCCCGGCCCCGAGGGCCACGAGCGCCGCAGCGGCCAGAGCCTGGCGCCCGGCCGTCCCACGCCGATGCGGCGCGACGGCGACCGGCTGCGCTTCGTGGGTGCCGCCACCCGGCGGATCGCCCGCGGCATCGATCTCGACGAGATCGTGATGGGGCTGTGCCGGGCCACCGTGCCCACGTTCTCCGACGCGATCCTGGTCTACCTGCGCGACCCGCTGCCCGTAGGCGACGAGCGGCCCACCGGCCCGCTGGTGCTGCGGCTGCGCCGCACCGACCGGATACCGGCCGAGCGCGACACCGAGAACGGCTTCCTGCCGGCCGCGCAGCCCGAGCCGAACGAGCTGGACACGGTCGGCGCCGAGCTGTGCGAGGTGCGGCCCGGCAGCGCGCTCGCCGAGGTGCTGCGGGGCGTGCGCCCGGTGTTCACCGACGCTCCCGCGGCCCGTGCCGCGCTGCCCGAACTGCTCGGTGACGGCGGCGAGTTCGCCGTACCGGACGGGCAGCGCGCGATCCTCGCCCCGCTGCGCGGCCGGCGCCGGGTCATCGGTGCCGCCCTGTTCCTGCGCCGCCCCGAACGCATCGCCTTCGAGCCGGACGACCTGCTGGTGGCCGCCCAGCTCGCCACGCACAGCGCCCTGGGCATCGACAAGGCCGTGCTGTACGGCCGCGAGGCCTACATCGCGGACGAGCTCCAGCGCACCATGCTGCCCGAGACGCTGCCCCGCCCCACGGGCGTGCGGCTCGCCTCGCGGTACCTGCAGGCCGCGGAGACCGCCCGGGTCGGCGGCGACTGGTACGACGCCATCCCCCTGCCCGGCAGTCGGGTCGCCCTGGTCGTCGGCGACGTCATGGGCCACTCCATGACCTCGGCCGCCATCATGGGCCAGCTGCGCACCACGGCCCAGACCCTCGCCGGTCTCGACCTGCCGCCGCAGGAGGTCCTGCACCACCTCGACGAACAGGCCCAGCGCCTCGGCGTGGACCGCATGGCGACCTGCCTCTACGCGGTCTACGACCCGGTATCGCACCGCATCACCATCGCCAACGCCGGTCACCCGCCGCCCGTCCTGCTCCACCTGGGCGGCCGTGCCGAGGTGCTGCGCGTGCCGGCCGGTGCCCCCATCGGGGTCGGCGGCGTCGACTTCGAGGCCGTGGAGCTGGACGCGCCCGCCGGTGCGACCCTGCTGCTGTACACCGACGGCCTGGTCGAGTCCCGGCTGCGGGACGTGTGGACCGGCATCGAGCAGCTGCGGGAGAAGCTCGCCGCGACCGCGCAGCTCACCGGGCCGGACCATCCGCCGCCCCTGGAAGCGCTGTGCGACGAGGTGCTCGACATGCTCGGCCCGGGCGACCGGGACGACGACATCGCGCTGCTCGCCGCCCGCTTCGACGGCATCGCGCCCAGCGATGTGGCGTACTGGTTCCTGGAGCCGGAGGACGCCGCGCCCGGCCGGGCCCGCCGACTGGCCCGGCGCGCGCTCCAGCGCTGGGGCCTGGAGGAGCTCAGCGACTCCGTCGAGCTGCTGGTCAGCGAGGTCGTGACGAACGCCGTGCGGTACGCCTCCCGGCCGGTCACGCTCCGGCTGCTGCGGACGGACGTCCTGCGCTGCGAAGTGGGCGACGATGTCCCGCAGTTGCCGCGCCTGCGGCAGGCCCGCGCCACCGACGAGGGCGGACGCGGGCTGTACCTGGTGAACCGGCTGGCCCGGCGCTGGGGCGCGACCCGGCTCAGCACGGGCAAGGTCGTCTGGTTCGAGCTCAACCGCGGCTGA
- a CDS encoding DUF402 domain-containing protein produces MADGGAVRRVETGGAAGFWEPGSEILWRYRENGGSRFHIARPVTVVRDDAELLAVWLAPGTECVRPVLADGTAVHLEPLESRYTKPRTVQRDRWFGTGVLKLARPGEPWSVWLFWEPGWRFKNWYVNLEEPLARWAGGVDSVDHFLDISVHPDRTWHWRDEDEFAQALRDGLMDDRGAERVRAAGRAAVEVIRAWGPPFSEGWQHWRPDPSWAVPSLPEDWDRTPAHVSS; encoded by the coding sequence ATGGCAGACGGTGGAGCGGTGAGACGCGTGGAAACGGGTGGTGCGGCAGGCTTCTGGGAGCCCGGGAGCGAGATCCTGTGGCGATACCGGGAGAACGGCGGCTCGCGTTTCCACATCGCGCGTCCCGTCACCGTCGTACGGGACGACGCGGAGCTGCTCGCCGTGTGGCTGGCGCCCGGCACGGAGTGCGTGCGGCCCGTGCTCGCCGACGGCACCGCCGTGCACCTGGAGCCGCTGGAGTCCCGCTACACCAAGCCGCGGACCGTGCAGCGCGACCGCTGGTTCGGCACGGGCGTGCTGAAGCTGGCCCGGCCCGGCGAGCCCTGGTCGGTGTGGCTGTTCTGGGAGCCGGGCTGGCGGTTCAAGAACTGGTACGTGAACCTGGAGGAGCCTCTGGCCCGTTGGGCGGGCGGCGTGGACTCCGTCGACCACTTCCTGGACATCTCCGTGCACCCGGACCGCACGTGGCACTGGCGCGACGAGGACGAGTTCGCCCAGGCTCTGCGGGACGGGCTGATGGACGACCGGGGGGCCGAAAGGGTACGGGCGGCCGGGCGCGCCGCCGTGGAGGTGATCCGCGCCTGGGGGCCACCGTTCTCGGAAGGCTGGCAGCACTGGCGCCCGGATCCGTCCTGGGCGGTACCGTCACTGCCGGAGGACTGGGATCGTACGCCCGCGCATGTGTCCTCATGA
- a CDS encoding class II fumarate hydratase, which translates to MSDEYRIEHDSMGEVRVPADAKWRAQTQRAVENFPISGQRIERAHIEALARIKGAAAKVNARLGVLDEDVAGAIQQAAGEVAEGKWDAHFPVDVFQTGSGTSSNMNANEVIATLATERLGRSVHPNDHVNASQSSNDVFPSSIHIAATAAVTRDLIPALDHLAASLERKAGEFSDVVKSGRTHLMDATPVTLGQEFGGYAAQVRYGIERLEASLPRLAELPLGGTAVGTGINTPPGFSAAVIEEVARTTGLPLTEARNHFEAQGARDGIVETSGQLRTIAVGLTKIANDLRWMSSGPRTGLAEIALPDLQPGSSIMPGKVNPVIPEAVLMVCAQVVGNDATVATAGAAGNFELNVMLPVIAKNVLESIRLLTGATRLLADRTVDGITADRERAREYAESSPSVVTPLNKYIGYEEAAKVAKKALAERKTIRQVVLESGYAERGELTLEQLDEALDVLRMTRP; encoded by the coding sequence ATGAGCGACGAATACCGCATCGAGCACGACTCCATGGGCGAAGTACGTGTCCCCGCCGACGCCAAGTGGCGGGCTCAGACGCAGCGTGCTGTCGAGAACTTCCCGATTTCCGGTCAACGGATCGAGCGGGCGCACATCGAGGCGCTGGCCCGTATCAAGGGCGCCGCGGCGAAGGTGAACGCGCGGCTCGGGGTGCTCGACGAGGATGTCGCCGGGGCGATCCAGCAGGCCGCCGGCGAGGTGGCCGAGGGGAAGTGGGACGCGCACTTTCCCGTCGACGTGTTCCAGACCGGGTCCGGGACCTCGTCCAACATGAACGCCAACGAGGTCATCGCCACCCTCGCCACCGAGCGGCTGGGCAGGAGCGTCCACCCGAACGACCACGTCAACGCCTCCCAGTCGTCCAATGACGTGTTCCCGTCCTCGATCCACATCGCCGCCACCGCCGCCGTCACCCGTGATCTGATTCCAGCCCTGGACCACCTCGCCGCCTCCCTGGAGCGCAAGGCCGGGGAGTTCTCCGATGTCGTGAAGTCGGGGCGGACCCACCTCATGGATGCCACGCCCGTGACGCTGGGGCAGGAGTTCGGCGGGTACGCCGCCCAGGTGCGGTACGGGATCGAGCGGCTGGAGGCGTCCCTCCCCCGGCTCGCCGAACTGCCGCTGGGGGGTACGGCCGTCGGCACCGGTATCAACACCCCGCCCGGTTTCTCAGCCGCCGTGATCGAGGAAGTCGCCCGTACGACCGGGCTGCCCCTCACCGAGGCCCGGAACCACTTCGAGGCGCAGGGCGCGCGGGACGGCATCGTCGAGACCAGCGGGCAACTGCGGACCATCGCGGTCGGGCTGACGAAGATCGCCAACGACCTGCGGTGGATGTCCTCCGGGCCGCGCACCGGCCTCGCCGAGATCGCCCTGCCCGACCTCCAGCCCGGCTCGTCGATCATGCCGGGCAAGGTGAATCCGGTCATTCCGGAGGCCGTGCTCATGGTGTGCGCACAAGTCGTCGGCAACGACGCCACCGTCGCCACCGCCGGCGCCGCCGGAAACTTCGAGCTCAACGTCATGCTGCCCGTCATCGCGAAGAACGTGCTGGAGTCCATCCGGCTGCTCACGGGCGCCACGCGGCTGCTCGCCGACCGGACCGTCGACGGCATCACCGCCGACCGCGAACGGGCGCGGGAGTACGCCGAGTCCTCGCCCTCCGTCGTCACACCGCTCAACAAGTACATCGGCTACGAGGAGGCCGCCAAGGTCGCCAAGAAGGCGCTGGCCGAGCGGAAGACCATCCGTCAGGTCGTGCTGGAGAGCGGGTATGCGGAGCGCGGGGAGCTGACCCTGGAGCAGCTCGACGAGGCGCTGGATGTCCTGCGGATGACGCGCCCGTGA
- a CDS encoding fumarate hydratase — MPEFAYTDLLPQGEDTTPYRLVTSEGVSTVEGPDGRTFLKVEPEALRKLAEEAIHDIQHYLRPAHLAQLRRIIDDPEASGNDKFVALDLLKNANIAAAGVLPMCQDTGTAIVMGKRGQNVLTEGGDEEALSRGIYDAYQNLNLRYSQMAPLTMWEEKNTGSNLPAQIELYATDGGAYKFLFMAKGGGSANKSFLYQETKAVLNESSMMKFLEEKIRSLGTAACPPYHLAIVVGGTSAEYALKTAKYASAHYLDEIPAEGSALGHGFRDKELEQKVFELTQRIGIGAQFGGKYFCHDVRVVRLPRHGASCPVAIAVSCSADRQAVAKITAEGVFLEQLETDPARFLPETTDEQLESEGDVVKIDLNQPMETILAELTKYPVKTRLSLTGPLVVARDIAHAKIKERLDAGEEMPQYLKDHPVYYAGPAKTPEGYASGSFGPTTAGRMDSYVEQFQAAGGSKVMLAKGNRSKQVTDACASHGGFYLGSIGGPAARLAQDCIKKVEVVEYEELGMEAVWKIEVEDFPAFIVVDDKGNDFFQDPAPAPTFTSIPVRGPGLA, encoded by the coding sequence ATGCCTGAGTTCGCGTACACCGATCTGCTCCCCCAGGGAGAGGACACCACGCCGTACCGGCTGGTGACCTCCGAAGGTGTCTCCACGGTCGAGGGGCCGGACGGGCGGACCTTCCTCAAGGTGGAGCCGGAGGCGCTGCGCAAGCTCGCCGAGGAGGCCATCCACGACATCCAGCACTACCTGCGCCCGGCCCACCTCGCGCAGCTGCGCCGCATCATCGACGACCCCGAGGCGTCCGGCAACGACAAGTTCGTGGCGCTGGACCTGCTGAAGAACGCGAACATCGCGGCGGCGGGCGTGCTGCCGATGTGCCAGGACACGGGCACGGCGATCGTGATGGGCAAGCGCGGTCAGAACGTGCTGACGGAGGGTGGCGACGAGGAGGCCCTGTCCCGCGGCATCTACGACGCCTACCAGAACCTCAACCTGCGCTACTCGCAGATGGCTCCGCTCACCATGTGGGAGGAGAAGAACACCGGCTCCAACCTTCCCGCGCAGATCGAGCTGTACGCGACCGACGGCGGCGCCTACAAGTTCCTGTTCATGGCGAAGGGCGGCGGCTCGGCCAACAAGTCGTTCCTGTACCAGGAGACGAAGGCCGTCCTGAACGAGTCCTCCATGATGAAGTTCCTGGAGGAGAAGATCCGTTCGCTGGGTACGGCTGCCTGTCCGCCGTACCACCTGGCGATCGTGGTCGGCGGTACGAGCGCCGAGTACGCGCTGAAGACCGCGAAGTACGCGTCCGCGCACTACCTGGACGAGATCCCGGCGGAGGGGTCGGCGCTCGGGCACGGCTTCCGGGACAAGGAGCTGGAGCAGAAGGTCTTCGAGCTGACGCAGAGGATCGGGATCGGGGCGCAGTTCGGCGGGAAGTACTTCTGCCACGACGTGCGCGTGGTGCGGCTGCCGCGGCACGGGGCGTCCTGCCCGGTCGCCATCGCCGTGTCCTGCTCCGCCGACCGTCAGGCCGTCGCGAAGATCACGGCCGAGGGGGTCTTCCTGGAGCAGTTGGAGACGGACCCGGCGCGGTTCCTGCCGGAGACGACGGACGAGCAGCTGGAGTCCGAGGGTGACGTCGTCAAGATCGACCTGAATCAGCCGATGGAGACGATCCTGGCGGAGCTGACGAAGTACCCGGTGAAGACCCGCCTGTCGCTGACCGGTCCGCTGGTCGTGGCCCGTGACATCGCGCACGCCAAGATCAAGGAGCGGCTGGACGCGGGTGAGGAGATGCCGCAGTACCTGAAGGACCATCCGGTGTACTACGCGGGCCCGGCCAAGACGCCGGAGGGTTACGCGTCCGGCTCCTTCGGCCCGACGACGGCCGGGCGGATGGACAGCTACGTCGAGCAGTTCCAGGCGGCGGGTGGGTCCAAGGTGATGCTGGCGAAGGGCAACCGGAGCAAGCAGGTCACGGACGCTTGTGCGTCACACGGTGGCTTCTACCTGGGCTCCATCGGCGGCCCGGCGGCGCGGCTCGCGCAGGACTGCATCAAGAAGGTCGAGGTCGTCGAGTACGAGGAGCTCGGCATGGAGGCCGTCTGGAAGATCGAAGTCGAGGACTTCCCGGCGTTCATCGTCGTGGACGACAAGGGCAACGACTTCTTCCAGGACCCGGCGCCGGCGCCGACGTTCACGAGCATTCCGGTGCGGGGGCCGGGGCTGGCGTAG
- a CDS encoding DUF1707 domain-containing protein encodes MDLQKQTAPAVSELRASDAERDRIADILHDALAEGRLTADEHAERVEGVLRAKTVGELDVFIRDLPAAHRQGPGPSPAPAPYRPTAGAIPIDPDDNVVAIFSSAVRKGRWRAGRRIHAYAIFGSVEIDLSEALFDHQQVVIKSFSIFGSVEIRVPENVSLRGMGGGVLGSFEVDTLDSGEPEAPIVYVDGWAVLGSVEARPRRGKVVADILDRVRRKADKGLRRHLNH; translated from the coding sequence GTGGACCTTCAGAAGCAGACCGCGCCCGCCGTCTCCGAGCTCCGCGCCTCCGACGCCGAGCGCGACCGCATCGCCGACATCCTGCACGACGCCCTCGCCGAGGGCCGTCTCACCGCGGACGAGCACGCCGAGCGCGTCGAGGGGGTGCTGCGCGCCAAGACGGTCGGCGAACTGGACGTCTTCATACGGGATCTGCCCGCCGCCCACCGCCAGGGCCCCGGCCCGTCACCGGCCCCGGCCCCGTACCGCCCCACGGCCGGCGCCATCCCGATCGACCCGGACGACAACGTGGTCGCGATCTTCAGCAGCGCCGTCCGCAAGGGCCGCTGGCGCGCGGGCCGCCGTATCCACGCGTACGCGATCTTCGGCAGTGTCGAGATAGACCTCAGCGAGGCGCTCTTCGATCACCAGCAGGTCGTGATCAAGTCGTTCTCGATCTTCGGCAGCGTCGAGATCCGGGTTCCGGAGAACGTGTCGCTGCGCGGCATGGGCGGCGGCGTGCTCGGCAGCTTCGAGGTGGACACGCTCGACTCGGGCGAACCGGAGGCCCCCATCGTCTATGTCGACGGCTGGGCCGTCCTGGGCAGCGTCGAGGCGCGGCCCCGGCGCGGCAAGGTCGTCGCGGACATCCTCGACCGGGTGCGGCGCAAGGCTGACAAGGGTTTGCGCAGACACCTGAACCATTGA
- a CDS encoding WhiB family transcriptional regulator: MLQPPHSSLVAAVPAPRVPARDRDQDAPWHTEAVCRRDEAGLFFAPSKEPTAARLSREEAAKRVCARCPVMVECREHALLQPEPYGVWGGLTAAERRVVLARRRRRDLELKKAARPASTIAAAG, from the coding sequence GTGCTGCAACCGCCGCATTCGTCCCTGGTAGCTGCCGTTCCGGCCCCGCGGGTGCCAGCGCGAGACAGGGACCAAGACGCCCCGTGGCACACCGAGGCGGTGTGCCGGCGTGACGAGGCGGGGCTGTTCTTCGCCCCCTCCAAGGAGCCCACCGCCGCCCGGCTGTCCCGGGAGGAGGCGGCGAAACGGGTCTGTGCGCGCTGCCCGGTGATGGTCGAATGCCGCGAGCACGCCCTCCTCCAGCCCGAGCCCTACGGCGTCTGGGGCGGCCTCACCGCCGCCGAGCGCCGCGTGGTCCTGGCCCGACGCCGCCGCCGCGACCTGGAGCTGAAGAAAGCGGCCCGTCCGGCGAGCACGATAGCCGCGGCGGGCTGA
- the glpX gene encoding class II fructose-bisphosphatase, whose amino-acid sequence MTENHHLPSELDVPSEAPDRNLALELVRVTEAAAMAAGRWVGRGDKNGADGAAVRAMRTLVSTVSMNGVVVIGEGEKDEAPMLFNGERVGDGTGPECDIAVDPIDGTTLTAKGMTNAIAVLAAAERGSMFDPSAVFYMDKLVTGPDAADFVDINAPVSVNIRRVAKAKRSAPEDVTVVILDRPRHEGIIKEIRDTGARIKLISDGDVAGSILALREGTGVDLLLGIGGTPEGIISACAVKCLGGTIQGKLWPKDDEERQRAVDAGHDLDRVLTTEDLVTGENVFFVATGITDGELLRGVRYRAETATTDSIVMRSRSGTVRRIDSEHRLSKLRAYSAIDFDKGK is encoded by the coding sequence ATGACCGAGAATCATCACTTGCCGTCCGAACTCGATGTGCCCTCCGAGGCCCCCGACCGCAACCTCGCCCTGGAGCTGGTCCGGGTGACCGAGGCAGCGGCGATGGCCGCGGGCCGTTGGGTCGGGCGGGGCGACAAGAACGGCGCCGACGGTGCCGCGGTGCGTGCCATGCGGACCCTCGTCTCCACCGTCTCGATGAACGGCGTCGTCGTCATCGGCGAGGGCGAGAAGGACGAGGCCCCGATGCTGTTCAACGGGGAGCGCGTGGGCGACGGGACCGGGCCCGAGTGCGACATCGCCGTCGACCCGATCGACGGCACCACGCTGACCGCGAAGGGCATGACGAACGCGATCGCGGTGCTGGCCGCCGCCGAGCGCGGGTCCATGTTCGACCCGTCCGCCGTCTTCTACATGGACAAGCTCGTCACCGGGCCCGACGCGGCCGACTTCGTCGACATCAACGCGCCGGTGTCGGTGAACATCCGACGGGTCGCCAAGGCCAAGCGGTCCGCGCCCGAGGACGTGACGGTGGTGATCCTGGACCGGCCGCGGCACGAGGGCATCATCAAGGAGATCCGGGACACCGGTGCGCGGATCAAGCTGATCTCCGACGGCGATGTGGCCGGCTCGATCCTGGCGCTGCGCGAGGGCACGGGCGTCGATCTGCTGCTCGGCATCGGCGGTACGCCGGAGGGCATCATCTCGGCCTGTGCGGTGAAGTGCCTGGGCGGCACGATCCAGGGCAAGCTGTGGCCCAAGGACGACGAGGAGCGGCAGCGGGCGGTCGACGCGGGGCATGATCTCGACCGGGTGCTGACGACGGAGGATCTGGTCACCGGGGAGAACGTGTTCTTCGTGGCGACCGGGATCACCGACGGGGAGCTGCTGCGGGGTGTTCGGTACCGGGCGGAGACCGCTACGACCGACTCCATTGTCATGCGGTCCCGTTCGGGCACGGTTCGTCGGATCGATTCCGAGCATCGGCTGAGCAAGCTGCGGGCCTACAGCGCGATCGACTTCGACAAAGGGAAGTAG
- a CDS encoding DUF4245 domain-containing protein, translated as MAGTNGKQKTARDMILSMGVIVLVAGVIYLFIPHDDSAPDIKRVDYRVELLTARRAASYPVAAPQGLPDTWKATSVRFQGDEFDAWHLGFHDPEGEYVAVEQSTQRRPVFVDEATQGARETGKTEKIDGRTWTRYEGGRYDALVLEGTKGSTTVVTGTASFAQLTKMADALKTE; from the coding sequence GTGGCAGGCACGAACGGCAAGCAGAAGACGGCGCGGGACATGATCCTCTCCATGGGAGTCATCGTCCTGGTGGCGGGCGTCATATACCTCTTCATCCCGCACGACGACAGCGCGCCCGACATCAAGCGCGTCGACTACCGCGTCGAGCTGCTCACGGCACGCCGCGCCGCCTCGTACCCCGTGGCCGCGCCCCAAGGACTGCCCGACACATGGAAGGCCACCTCCGTCCGCTTCCAGGGCGACGAGTTCGACGCCTGGCACCTCGGCTTCCACGATCCCGAGGGGGAGTACGTGGCCGTCGAGCAGTCCACTCAGCGGCGTCCCGTCTTCGTCGACGAGGCGACCCAGGGCGCGCGGGAGACCGGGAAGACCGAGAAGATCGACGGCCGGACCTGGACCCGCTACGAGGGCGGCCGGTACGACGCGCTGGTCCTCGAGGGCACCAAGGGCTCGACGACGGTCGTGACGGGCACCGCGTCGTTCGCGCAGCTGACCAAGATGGCGGACGCGCTGAAAACGGAGTGA
- a CDS encoding malonic semialdehyde reductase has protein sequence MTLVLDPAAQDLLFREARTANTFTDEPVTDEQVQAIYDLVKYGPTAFNQTPLRITLVRSPEARERLVRHMAEGNQPKTAAAPLVAILSADNEFHEELPHLFPAMPQVKDLFFAERPVRENAATLNAALQAAYFIVGVRAAGLAAGPMTGFDFEGVRKEFLDGDHTPLMVVNIGRPGPDAWYPRSPRLEFDQVVTTV, from the coding sequence ATGACTCTCGTCCTTGATCCCGCCGCGCAGGACCTGCTGTTCCGCGAGGCCCGCACCGCCAACACCTTCACCGACGAGCCGGTGACCGACGAGCAGGTGCAGGCGATCTACGACCTGGTCAAGTACGGCCCGACCGCCTTCAACCAGACCCCGCTGCGCATCACCCTGGTCCGCTCCCCCGAGGCCCGCGAGCGCCTGGTGCGGCACATGGCCGAGGGCAACCAGCCCAAGACCGCCGCCGCCCCGCTGGTCGCGATCCTCTCCGCGGACAACGAGTTCCACGAGGAGCTGCCGCACCTGTTCCCGGCCATGCCGCAGGTGAAGGACCTCTTCTTCGCCGAGCGCCCGGTCCGCGAGAACGCCGCGACGCTGAACGCCGCCCTCCAGGCCGCGTACTTCATCGTCGGCGTCCGCGCCGCCGGTCTCGCCGCCGGCCCGATGACCGGCTTCGACTTCGAGGGTGTGCGCAAGGAGTTCCTGGATGGCGACCACACCCCGCTGATGGTCGTCAACATCGGCCGGCCGGGCCCGGACGCCTGGTACCCGCGCTCCCCGCGTCTGGAGTTCGACCAGGTCGTCACGACCGTCTGA
- a CDS encoding exodeoxyribonuclease VII small subunit, with amino-acid sequence MTSEVDETPGMTEALGYEQARDELIEVVRRLEAGGTTLEESLALWERGEELAKVCRRWLDGARARLDAALAEETADEADAE; translated from the coding sequence ATGACCAGCGAGGTTGATGAGACACCGGGCATGACCGAGGCGCTCGGGTACGAGCAGGCGCGGGATGAGCTGATCGAGGTCGTCCGCCGTCTGGAGGCGGGCGGTACGACGCTGGAGGAGTCCCTCGCGCTCTGGGAGCGCGGCGAGGAGCTGGCCAAGGTGTGCCGGCGCTGGCTGGACGGGGCGCGGGCGCGGCTGGACGCGGCGCTGGCGGAGGAGACCGCGGACGAGGCGGACGCGGAGTAG
- the xseA gene encoding exodeoxyribonuclease VII large subunit — translation MAVNTSPESPLPVGEVSRLIGGWIDRLGAVWVEGQITQLSRRPGAGVVFLTLRDPSYDVSVSVTCYRQVFDAVADVVSEGARVVVLAKPEWYAPRGQLSLRAAEIRPVGVGELLARLEQLKKALTREGLFAPERKKPLPFLPQLVGLVCGRASAAERDVLENARHRWPAVRFEVRNVAVQGVHAVPQVVQAVKELDAIEDVDVIIVARGGGSVEDLLPFSDEQLIRTVAECRTPVVSAIGHEPDNPLLDHVADVRASTPTDAAKKVVPDVGEEYERVRLLRDRARRCVAALVEREERGLAHALARPSIEDPHRMIDERADHVADLLDRGRRCLRHQLDRADSELSHTHARVVALSPAATLKRGYAVLQKADGHAVRDPGEVAAGEALRARVSEGEFSVRVDT, via the coding sequence ATGGCTGTGAACACGTCTCCGGAATCCCCGCTCCCCGTCGGTGAGGTGTCGCGGCTCATCGGGGGGTGGATCGACCGGCTCGGTGCGGTGTGGGTCGAGGGGCAGATCACGCAGTTGTCGCGGCGGCCGGGCGCCGGTGTGGTGTTCCTGACGCTGCGGGATCCCTCATACGACGTCTCCGTCAGCGTCACCTGCTACCGGCAGGTGTTCGACGCCGTCGCGGACGTGGTGAGCGAGGGCGCCCGGGTCGTCGTCCTGGCGAAGCCCGAGTGGTACGCCCCGCGTGGGCAGCTGTCGCTGCGGGCCGCCGAGATAAGGCCCGTCGGGGTCGGCGAGCTGCTGGCGCGGCTGGAGCAGTTGAAGAAGGCCCTCACGCGCGAGGGGCTGTTCGCGCCGGAGCGCAAGAAGCCGCTGCCCTTCCTGCCGCAGCTCGTCGGGCTGGTCTGCGGACGGGCCTCGGCCGCCGAGCGGGACGTGCTGGAGAACGCCCGGCACCGCTGGCCCGCCGTGCGCTTCGAGGTGCGCAACGTCGCCGTGCAGGGCGTGCACGCCGTGCCGCAGGTCGTGCAGGCCGTGAAGGAGCTGGACGCGATCGAGGACGTGGACGTGATCATCGTCGCGCGCGGTGGCGGCAGCGTGGAGGACCTGCTGCCGTTCTCCGACGAGCAGTTGATCCGGACGGTCGCCGAGTGCCGTACGCCCGTGGTGTCCGCGATCGGGCACGAGCCCGACAATCCGCTCCTCGACCACGTCGCCGACGTGCGCGCCTCCACCCCGACCGACGCCGCGAAGAAGGTCGTGCCGGACGTCGGCGAGGAGTACGAGCGGGTGCGGCTGCTGCGGGACCGGGCGCGGCGGTGCGTGGCGGCGCTGGTGGAGCGGGAGGAGCGCGGGCTGGCCCACGCGCTCGCGCGGCCGTCGATAGAGGATCCGCACCGGATGATCGACGAGCGCGCCGACCATGTGGCGGACCTGCTCGACCGGGGCCGGCGCTGTCTGCGGCACCAGCTCGACCGGGCCGACTCGGAGCTGTCGCACACGCACGCGCGCGTGGTGGCCCTCTCCCCCGCCGCGACCCTGAAGCGCGGGTACGCCGTGCTCCAGAAGGCGGACGGGCACGCCGTCCGCGACCCCGGCGAGGTGGCGGCCGGCGAGGCCCTGCGCGCGCGGGTCTCCGAGGGTGAGTTCTCCGTACGAGTGGACACATAG